A window from Bubalus kerabau isolate K-KA32 ecotype Philippines breed swamp buffalo chromosome 5, PCC_UOA_SB_1v2, whole genome shotgun sequence encodes these proteins:
- the CHIT1 gene encoding LOW QUALITY PROTEIN: chitotriosidase-1 (The sequence of the model RefSeq protein was modified relative to this genomic sequence to represent the inferred CDS: inserted 6 bases in 4 codons; deleted 4 bases in 3 codons; substituted 4 bases at 4 genomic stop codons), protein MGLYTNIRDDAMTPKGMNSGLRTSEGSAAKLACYFTNWVQYREGAACFLPRDVDPSLRTHLIRAFAGMDSHQLSSIEWDEETLYKEFHGLXKINSKMKTLLATGGWSFGIQKTDMVPTVNNXQTFVNSAIRFLHKYDFDGLDLDWEYPGSXGSPAXQHFTALVQDLVNAFQQEAQTSRKACLLLSSAIPAGXPYKEAGYEEVDKIALNPDFCSLMAYDFHGSWEKTTGHDSSLCKRQGACGIMDRLKVEEALRGFLMKGRPESRLVVAMPAYGQSFTLASLLDTTVRAQAMAHGIPGPFTKDGGEPKLLAYYEVFSGKGVAEHRIKDQKVPYVFQGIXWVGFDDVESFKTKLSFLKQRALXGAMVWTLDTDDFAGFFCNQSWYPLIKTLRLELSLPYMPRPPPEPDVSAPPQPSEPEHGSSLGQDASCQGKADGLHPNPLERSNYYSCTGGXLFQQSSPRSLVFSSSCKLCTWS, encoded by the exons ATGGGATTGTACACGAACATACGGGATGATGCCATGACTCCAAAGGGCATGAACAGTGGGCTGAGGACAAGTGAAG GCTCTGCTGCAAAACTGGCCTGCTACTTCACTAACTGGGTCCAGTACAGAGAGGGGGCTGCTTGCTTCTTACCCAGGGATGTGGACCCCAGTCTGCGCACCCACCTCATCCGTGCCTTTGCTGGCATGGACAGTCACCAACTCAGCTCCATAGAATGGGATGAAGAGACACTCTACAAGGAATTCCATGGCTTGTAGAAGAT TAATTCCAAGATGAAGACGCTGTTGGCCACTGGGGGCTGGAGCTTTGGCATTCAGAA gacagacaTGGTACCTACAGTCAACAActgacagacctttgtcaactcAGCCATCAGGTTTCTGCACAAATATGACTTTGATGGCCTTGACCTTGACTGGGAGTACCCAGGAAGCTGAGGGAGCCCTGC TCAGCACTTCACTGCCCTGGTGCAG GACCTGGTCAATGCCTTTCAGCAGGAAGCCCAGACCTCAAGAAAGGCATGCCTTCTGCTGAGCTCAGCCATCCCAGCAGGATGACCCTACAAAGAAGCTGGATATGAA GAGGTGGACAAAATTGCTCT GAACCCGGATTTCTGCAGCCTGATGGCCTATGACTTCCATGGCTCTTGGGAGAAGACTACAGGGCATGACAGCTCCCTCTGTAAGAGGCAGGGAGCGTGTGGCATCATGGACAGACTCAAGGT tgaagaggcactaaggggcttcttgatgaag GGCAGACCTGAATCCagactgg TGGTGGCTATGCCCGCCTATGGACAATCCTTTACCCTGGCCTCCTTGTTGGACACCACAGTGAGGGCCCAAGCCATGGCGCATGGAATTCCTGGCCCCTTTACCAAAGACGGAGGGGAACCAAAG CTGCTAGCTTACTATGAA GTCTTCTCCGGCAAGGGTGTTGCTGAGCACAGAATCAAGGACCAGAAGGTGCCCTATGTCTTTCAGGGCAT GTGGGTAGGTTTTGATGATGTGGAGAGCTTCAAAACTAAG CTCAGCTTTCTGAAACAGAGAGCTC CAGGGGCCATGGTTTGGACACTGGACACAGATGATTTTGCTGGCTTCTTCTGTAACCAGAGTTGGTATCCCCTCATCAAGACATTGCGGTTGGAGTTGA GTCTTCCATATATGCCT AGACCCCCCCCAGAACCTGATGTTTCTGCACCACCCCAGCCCTCTGAACCTGAGCATGGTTCCAGCCTTGGACAAGACGCTTCATGCCAGGGCAAAGCTGATGGGCTTCACCCCAACCCTCTGGAGCGGTCCAATTACTACAGTTGTACAGGGG GGTTGTTCCAGCAAAGCAGCCCGAGGAGCCTGGTATTCAGCTCCTCTTGCAAACTCTGCACCTGGAGTTGA